The following is a genomic window from Parabacteroides johnsonii DSM 18315.
AATGTAGTTTCTTGCAAACTTACTTTTGTAGCCTTTAACCGGTGCCACTTCATAGCCAACCGAAGTAATTTCTCCCCGCTTCTGCCCATATAATAAAGTAGCATCCACCGATAAACGGTGTTTCAATTCGAATTGAAACTGATATCCCACATGAAAAGAAGGTTTCATATCCGGTATATTAAACCCAACGTTGCCTTTAGACATAGCCTCATCCTTATACCAATCCATCGAAACACCACCTATTACCCCACTTCTCACTTTCCCATTTTGTGCGGAAACAGATAAACACACTAAACTCAACAATAAAAACATCACTCTCTTTTTATTGGTTTGACTTCGTTGATATGACTGGAAAAATGAGAAAACCCCTACTCAGCGAGAATACTTTTTCAATATATGTCAGAGCACAAATTTATATCCTACAGACAATCCTAATACCGCAAATTTATCTGTCACACAATTCTGATAATAGCTGAGACCTAAATTAACCCTTGAAATATCAATACCCATTTTACATGCAACACCTATTTGCCCGACAGATGCAATTCCCAAATAAGGCCCGACATTGATATTTATTCTCAACTTGTTATTTATTGGCAACCGATATTGCATATAAATAGGCAAATTGACGCCAATCCTCCAATCGTCATAAGAATATGTTGGTTCCGGATTTGAATAAAGCATCAGGCCCGTTTGAAAATAAAAATTATTTTTCAGAGGGAAACTGATGTCCGCACCAGTCTGCAAACCCCATCTATGCGAATATATAATTCCGGAATAAGGCTGTAATTCAATCCCTTTTACGGACAAAGAAGAGATTAGTAAAAGTAGCGAAATAATTATTTTTCCCATTAAATTTTGTTTTTAGTTCTACAAATTCGCTTTCATATTTATATCTAAAATATTGCCATCGAGACTAAAATGCTTTCATCTCGATGGTAATATAGTTTGTATCATTTATTTAACAGCAAGAGTAACCCAAAATAAATTTTCAGAATTTTTGTACTGTCTTAAGTCGCCGGAAGTAGCATAGTTATCTTCATAAATTTGTTTTCGAGTGAAGGTTTTATCAAAAATAAACTCATCTCGTCTCTCATATTTAAATTTAGCTGAAACAATTGTTTCTTTACCGAAGAGATCAATATATCTCATATTACGTGTAGCTGTTTTATCTTTACCACCATCCGAATCAAAAACGACAAGAACGTTTTCTACTTCATTTTCTGGCCAAAAATTTCTTATTCGATAATCTAATTGTATTTCTTTCCCAACTTCACTACCTTTCATATTATATCTGTAAGTATTAACAAATCCTGTAGGTGAATTGGATAAAGACAGTCCAGCATGGCACCATATAAAATTCAACTCTGGTCCACCTGCCGACAGCCCTCCTTCATATGAGTGAAGAGCATTAAACTTATCAAGATAAATTCCGCTATCACTCCCTATAGCACGATTATTACAAGCCATTTTTTTAGCTGCATATTGGCTTAAAAACACGACTCCATCTTTATTTATAAATTCATCTTTATAAAAATTTGGAAGCTCATCATATGGTGTGCTATTTTCTGAAATAACCCAAACAGTATTTTGCTTAATAAATTCTTTCGTAAAAGATATAGTGTCTGTTTCATTATTATTCCCTTTAAAAATATAAACTAATTTATCATCTTCTGAACCACAGACAATGATAGGCTTGTCTAAGCCATTCCAATTGTCAGAATATGGCCAATATATCTGTAGATCACTATTTTCAAGAAGATCAAAAAAATCAGAATTCAAAGTTTCCAAATCCAATTCTTCATATTTCGCCTTCATTCTCTGAATTAAAATCGGAATATTAATAGATCGAGATATTTTACTTTCATCCGGATTAAGCATATCTGTAAATCTATATTCTTCATCTAAACCATATTTACATGAGTTTTCAACTCCTGTTTTAACTTCATTCATGACTTCATCATCAATCTCAACCATAGAAATCAATTGAGCAACATCTGATACTTCAATTGATTTTTCAATTGCTTTCGTCTGTAATTTTTGATTTGGTTGAAATTCATTTATTTCTTCATTAGTACATGACGTACCAAAAACAAGCGATAATAATATCGCAATAAACAAGTTATAAACTTTCATTTTTTATTATTTTGTAGTTAATTATAAAGATCCATAAATCACATTCTCACCATCTGTCACCAACACCACATCTCCATCTCTCATCTCTTCTTCCAAAGAAATGACCACCGAAGGCTGTGCCTCTACAGATTGTTTATATACTACTTCTCCTACTGAATTTGTTATAGTC
Proteins encoded in this region:
- a CDS encoding porin family protein; translation: MGKIIISLLLLISSLSVKGIELQPYSGIIYSHRWGLQTGADISFPLKNNFYFQTGLMLYSNPEPTYSYDDWRIGVNLPIYMQYRLPINNKLRININVGPYLGIASVGQIGVACKMGIDISRVNLGLSYYQNCVTDKFAVLGLSVGYKFVL